Proteins from a genomic interval of Indicator indicator isolate 239-I01 chromosome 19, UM_Iind_1.1, whole genome shotgun sequence:
- the SS18L2 gene encoding SS18-like protein 2: MSVAFVPERLRGKAEVNQETLQQLLEENDQLIRCIMEYQNKGRAADCVQYQHILHRNLIYLATIADATPPSTQKTAE, encoded by the exons ATGTCGGTGGCGTTCGTGCCGGAGCGGCTGCGCGGGAAGGCGGAGGTCAACCAGGAGACGCTGCAGCAG TTGCTGGAGGAGAACGACCAGTTGATCCGGTGCATCATGGAGTACCAGAACAAGGGCCGGGCCGCCGACTGCGTGCA gtacCAGCACATCCTGCACAGAAACCTCATTTATTTAGCTACAATCGCTGATGCAACGCCACCCAGCACACAGAAGACTGCAGAGTGA